In one Kwoniella botswanensis chromosome 3, complete sequence genomic region, the following are encoded:
- a CDS encoding endoplasmic reticulum vesicle protein 25: MIFRPILIVLSLISAVYAVKFDLVADRYPKPRTFIWNFAAAHSLVIVTANVPYENGQRVDIEILDGSERGNVYLNKKDIKGETRLAITTHESADVGVCLRNYLESDSHEKLSRSVDLDVDIGADAIDYNAIANQESLSILEVEMRKLEAVVKEIVEEMGYLQRREMRMRDTNESTNSRVKNFSILITVGIIGLGAWQLIHLRSFFKRKYLID; the protein is encoded by the exons ATGATATTCCGACCGATACTAATCGTCCTATCGCTGATATCAGCAGTCTACGCTGTCAAGTTCGATTTAGTTGCTGATAGGTATCCTAAACCTCGTACGTT TATATGGAACTTTGCAGCCGCCCATTCGTTGGTGATAGTGACAGCCAACGTACCGTATGAGAATGGACAAAGAGTGGATATCGAGATTCTAGATGGATCAGAGAGGGGGAACGTATACCTGAATAAGAAG GATATCAAAGGAGAAACTAGATTGGCTATTACCACGCATGAGTCAGCGGATGTTGGAGTATGCTTAAGGAATTACCTAGAAAGTG ACTCTCATGAGAAATTATCGAGAAGTGTGGATTTGGATGTGGATATTGGTGCAGATGCAATAGATTACAA TGCCATAGCCAACCAGGAATCACTATCCATCCTCGAAGTGGAAATGCGTAAACTCGAAGCTGTCGTAAAAGAAATAGTAGAAGAGATGGGTTATCTAcagaggagagagatgagaatgagagataCTAATG AAAGTACCAATTCTCGAGTCAAGAACTTTTCCATCCTTATAACGGTCGGCATAATTGGACTAGGTGCATGGCAG CTCATCCACTTACGGTCTTTCTTCAAACGAAAGTACCTGATTGATTAG
- a CDS encoding cysteine-tRNA ligase — MSVTTASKASTSAKLIGDEEPVLRVFNSLTRSKDVFKTRKPKHIDWYNCGPTVYDSSHMGHARNYLTQDIIRRILRDYFGYNVNFVMNITDIDDKIILRAREKYLLDQTKSTHSNITSQLINDTKLAFSKFLHSKLIKSLPSPLTFDTQDDLEIFKIILETDKNDTKFAEEARLKEEKFTLYLASLLKAHGAITKAEGLLNGSTEGDVVDLVDGTSDVLGPYYGETLGHTIKDPIAVSRTLALYWEEQFFADMAKLKILPPSFKPRVSEYVSEIVTFVEKIISNGFAYEAEGSVWFDVNKFDGAEGDGFRHDYAKLQPGSKGNKKLLDEGEGALTGSKGKRQAADFALWKAKSKPGEPAWPSPWGEGRPGWHIECSVMASAILGRGMDIHSGGVDLMFPHHDNELAQSEAYHGCEQWVNYFLHTGHLHIEGLKMSKSLKNFITIEEELSRNTARRLRLAFMLQTWNQKLDYSRGLIADTKAKEETFDNFFANVNARLAQAGPSSEGRHGLGEAEEAITNDLFNAQKEFHAALCDSFNTPTAIQILLDLIAKTNIYFSTKGRDSNLGVVVNIAEWITRMLWMFGLGEGAPPKNGIGWGIATVGGQEGLNGQDVSSQVEPWARSISSFRDSVRKLAMDKSLSPEQLSKQILSLSDKFRDEDAVNLGLQLDDGQGQDGGALWKIVDPASLVAAREDKKRIAAEKLAKKEASAKAAEEKKRIQLEKGKISPRDMFKPPHVQGLYTEWDEQGLPTKDAEGKEVSKNAVKKWQKEQKVQEKLHEAYLAWVKEQEGK; from the exons ATGTCCGTGACCACAGCATCGAAAGCTTCTACTTCCGCTAAACTCATCGGCGATGAAGAACCTGTCTTGAGAGTGTTCAACTCGCTAACCAGATCAAAG GATGTGTTCAAAACTCGTAAACCGAAACATATAGATTGGTATAATTGTGGACCGACAGTATATGATTCGAGTCATATGGGACATGCCAG AAATTACTTGACTCAGGATATCATAAGAAGGATATTAAGAGATTATTTCGGGTACAATGTTAACTTCGTTATGAACATAactgatatagatgataaG ATCATTCTTCGTGCCCGTGAGAAATACCTATTGGATCAAACCAAATCGACCCATTCCAACATCACCTCCCAACTTATAAACGATACGAAATTAGCATTCTCCAAATTCTTACATTCTAAACTAATCAaatcccttccttcccctctTACATTCGACACTCAAGATGATTTAGAGATATTCAAGATTATATTGGAGACGGATAAGAATGATACGAAATTCGCGGAGGAAGCtagattgaaagaagagaaattcACTTTGTACCTTGCTAGTCTTCTTAAAGCTCATGGTGCAATTACCAAAGCTGAAGGGCTTTTGAATGGATCGACAGAAGGGGATGTGGTGgatttggtagatgggaCTAGTGATGTTTTGGGACCATACTATGGAGAGACA CTCGGTCACACCATCAAAGATCCTATCGCTGTATCCCGCACATTAGCTTTATATTGGGAAGAACAGTTCTTCGCCGATATGGCCAAATTGAAAATCCTACCACCCAGCTTCAAACCTCGTGTATCCGAATACGTCTCAGAGATCGTCACTTTCGTAGAGAAGATAATATCCAATGGATTTGCCTACGAGGCGGAAGGGAGTGTATGGTTCGATGTGAATAAGTTTGATGGGGCTGAAGGGGACGGGTTCAGACATGATTATGCAAAGTTGCAGCCGGGTAGTAAAGGGAATAAGAAGTtattggatgaaggtgaag GCGCACTCACCGGATCAAAAGGAAAACGTCAAGCGGCGGATTTCGCCTTATGGAAAGCCAAATCCAAACCTGGTGAACCTGCTTGGCCATCCCCCTGGGGAGAAGGTAGACCGGGTTGGCATATCGAATGTTCAGTCATGGCATCTGCGATATTAGGTAGAGGCATGGATATACATTCCGGTGGTGTCGATTTGATGTTCCCTCATCATGATAATGAATTGGCCCAGAGcgag GCGTATCATGGCTGCGAGCAATGGGTGAACTATTTCTTACATACTGGACATTTACATATTGAAGGCTTGAAGATGAGTAAATCGTTGAAAAACTTCATTACTATCGAG GAAGAGTTATCTAGAAATACTGCTAGAAGATTACGTCTTGCGTTCATGCTACAGACGTGGAATCAGAAATTGGATTATAGTCGAGGATTGATAGCTGATACGAAAGCTAAAGAGGAGACTttcgat AACTTCTTTGCCAATGTCAATGCTCGATTAGCACAAGCTGGGCCTTCCTCGGAGGGTAGACATGGTCTGGGAGAGGCCGAGGAAGCTATTACCAATGA CCTGTTCAACGCCCAAAAAGAATTCCACGCCGCTCTCTGCGATTCATTCAATACACCCACAGCCATCCAGATCCTCCTTGACCTCATCGCCAAGACCAATATATATTTCTCGACGAAAGGAAGAGATTCGAACCTTGGTGTGGTGGTTAATATAGCGGAATGGATAACCAGGATGTTATGGATGTTCGggttaggtgaaggtgctcCGCCTAAGAATGGTATTGGATGGGGTATAGCTACGGTTGGTGGTCAGGAGGGTCTGAATGGTCAAGAT GTATCATCCCAGGTAGAACCGTGGGCAcgatccatctcttccttccgaGATTCCGTCCGAAAATTAGCTATGGACAAATCACTATCCCCCGAACAACTTTCCAAACAGATATTATCCCTCTCCGATAAATTCAGAGACGAAGATGCTGTTAATCTCGGTTTACAATTAGATGATGGACAAGGACAGGATGGAGGAGCCTTATGGAAGATTGTCGATCCTGCGTCATTGGTTGCTGCAAGGGAAGACAAAAAGAGGATAGCAGCCGAGAAATTAGCTAAGAAAGAAGCTTCTGCTAAAGCTGCtgaagaaaagaagagaatccaacttgaaaaaggaaagattAGTCCTAGGGATATGTTCAAACCTCCTCATGTGCAAGGTTTGTACACCGAATGGGATGAGCAAGGATTACCGACCAAGGATGCCGAAGGGAAGGAAGTTAGTAAGAATGCGGTTAAGAAATGGCAGAAGGAGCAGAAAGTGCAGGAGAAATTGCATGAAGCCTATTTGGCTTGGGTGAAAGAGCAGGAGGGGAAGTAA